One genomic window of Quercus robur chromosome 6, dhQueRobu3.1, whole genome shotgun sequence includes the following:
- the LOC126690594 gene encoding E3 ubiquitin-protein ligase RHA2B-like — translation MKALSEFFSNLKTMTKVFFNLLLLEIIFLIRSLTGLSPNSDKRVITSNQYLKIIEKNNPTTRFTKRMRIMAESTECTVCLSEFKEGDKIRKLQCKHTFHKDCLDCWLQQYCRGTCPLCRTKVLQDDIVASYRRMRNQVEYDGSDEELIFLLSALHGNSLHRLF, via the coding sequence ATGAAAGCTCTCTCTGAATTCTTCTCCAACCTCAAAACCATGACCAAAGTCTTCTTCAACCTCCTACTTCTTGAAATCATATTTCTAATCCGTTCACTCACCGGACTAAGCCCCAACTCTGATAAACGCGTAATCACCTCTAACCAATACCTTAAAATCATTGAAAAAAACAATCCCACAACTCGTTTCACTAAAAGAATGAGGATTATGGCCGAGTCAACTGAATGCACGGTGTGTTTATCTGAATTCAAAGAAGGAGACAAGATTAGAAAGTTGCAATGTAAGCACACGTTCCATAAGGATTGCCTAGATTGCTGGCTACAACAATATTGTCGTGGCACATGCCCACTTTGCCGGACTAAGGTTTTGCAAGATGATATTGTGGCTAGTTACCGTCGGATGCGAAATCAGGTAGAGTACGATGGGAGTGATGAGGAGCTCATTTTCTTGTTGTCTGCATTACATGGCAATAGTTTACATAGATTGTTCTAA